One region of Chlorobiota bacterium genomic DNA includes:
- a CDS encoding serine/threonine protein kinase, with amino-acid sequence MNPPIGQRRLEHWWIGHSWIEQSPEQFLCSIGTIVAQFDAATQDSGNISYVVQVGDARWFVKTAGVADDPAPLLPHGQRVALLRNAVRLHRSVAHPALPKLHHVIESSAGPLLIYQWCSGDLLGVPRQFRDDPASAYQRFRSLPAATILAALHSLFQLHHVLAQSGWVAVDLYDGSLLYNFATEQLHVVDLDHYHPGPFCNQMGRMFGSARFMAPEEFQRGEMIDQRTTLFTLARIALWMLGDGTLNPQAFRGTEGMLQVLKQATEPNPELRFQTVRSFWEAWCKATEERKA; translated from the coding sequence ATGAACCCACCGATTGGGCAGCGGCGGCTTGAACACTGGTGGATTGGGCACTCATGGATTGAGCAATCGCCGGAGCAATTTCTTTGCAGCATCGGCACGATCGTTGCGCAATTCGACGCAGCCACGCAAGACTCTGGGAACATCTCCTACGTGGTGCAAGTTGGCGATGCGCGCTGGTTTGTGAAGACCGCAGGCGTGGCAGATGACCCAGCCCCATTGCTTCCCCACGGCCAACGGGTTGCGCTTCTTCGGAATGCGGTGCGGCTGCATCGCTCGGTGGCACATCCGGCACTTCCCAAGCTCCATCATGTGATTGAATCTTCCGCCGGGCCGTTGTTGATCTACCAGTGGTGCAGTGGCGATCTGCTTGGCGTGCCGCGTCAGTTTCGCGATGATCCTGCTTCGGCCTATCAGCGGTTCCGCAGTTTGCCAGCCGCTACAATTCTTGCCGCGCTCCATTCGCTGTTCCAGCTTCACCACGTGCTGGCCCAGTCGGGCTGGGTTGCTGTTGATCTGTACGATGGCTCACTGCTGTATAACTTCGCCACCGAACAACTTCATGTTGTTGATCTGGACCATTATCACCCCGGCCCGTTTTGCAACCAGATGGGGAGGATGTTCGGCTCGGCGCGGTTTATGGCTCCCGAAGAATTTCAGCGGGGAGAAATGATTGACCAGCGGACAACGCTTTTCACCCTTGCGCGAATTGCCTTGTGGATGCTTGGCGATGGAACCCTGAACCCACAAGCATTTCGCGGAACAGAGGGAATGCTTCAGGTGCTGAAACAAGCCACCGAACCAAACCCTGAGTTGAGATTCCAGACGGTGAGGAGTTTTTGGGAAGCATGGTGCAAGGCTACAGAAGAGAGAAAAGCATGA
- a CDS encoding VTT domain-containing protein translates to MPRWARWLLFALLLLLVVLLPFGLFGEAVEKWVGRFIAATHQQPVVTGLVLALLLVSDILLPVPSSVVSTAAGYLLGFWGGLTASFFGMSLGSLLGYWLGKRAGRGAAVRIVGKEELERFRLLTERWGAWGVVVARPIPVLAEVSAFAAGISGMNPSSYLLLTGLANLGISAVYAATGAFAASAESFLWAFGASVLLPGVGMMYVRRVRGEK, encoded by the coding sequence ATGCCACGTTGGGCGCGTTGGTTGCTGTTTGCGCTGCTGTTGCTGCTGGTTGTGCTGCTGCCGTTTGGGTTGTTTGGCGAAGCGGTGGAGAAGTGGGTTGGCAGGTTTATCGCCGCAACCCACCAGCAGCCGGTCGTCACGGGTTTGGTGTTGGCGTTGTTGCTGGTGTCGGATATTCTGCTGCCGGTGCCAAGCAGTGTGGTCAGCACGGCGGCGGGGTATCTGTTGGGGTTTTGGGGCGGGCTGACTGCCTCGTTTTTTGGAATGAGTTTGGGGAGCTTGTTGGGGTATTGGTTGGGGAAACGTGCGGGCCGGGGGGCCGCCGTTCGGATTGTGGGGAAGGAGGAACTTGAGCGGTTCCGGTTGCTAACGGAGCGTTGGGGGGCTTGGGGCGTTGTGGTGGCGCGGCCAATTCCGGTGCTGGCCGAGGTCTCCGCCTTTGCTGCCGGAATAAGCGGGATGAATCCCAGCAGCTACTTGCTTCTAACGGGGCTTGCCAACCTGGGAATCTCCGCCGTCTATGCCGCAACCGGGGCGTTCGCTGCCAGCGCAGAATCGTTCCTGTGGGCGTTTGGAGCATCGGTCCTGCTGCCCGGGGTGGGGATGATGTATGTGAGAAGAGTGAGGGGGGAGAAATAG
- the aac(3) gene encoding aminoglycoside 3-N-acetyltransferase: MSELSLVTKSQLVHDLRAMGLRPGELVMLHASVKSLGWVVGGPEVVLQALFDVLMPGGTLMMVASWDSAETAYSLSELPAEHRQTYYQELPSYDPLTSHADWRGMSILAEYLRLWPGASRSGHPFSYVAVGSLAQKITEKQPLNYRDGVGSPLAKLCGFGGRVLQLGSPLGDITLLHHAETMARVPNKRVVRYSMPLLQRGRRIWVEIEEFDTSRGIVDWPENYFEAIAREYLTSGRGTTGKVGSAAARLYNAADLAAFGIDWMERHFGKVE, translated from the coding sequence ATGTCCGAACTTTCACTTGTCACCAAAAGTCAGCTTGTCCACGATTTACGGGCGATGGGCCTGCGGCCTGGGGAGCTGGTGATGCTTCATGCTTCGGTGAAATCGTTAGGGTGGGTGGTTGGCGGCCCGGAAGTGGTGCTGCAAGCCTTGTTCGACGTGCTGATGCCTGGCGGAACTTTGATGATGGTGGCCAGCTGGGACAGCGCCGAAACCGCCTACAGCCTTAGCGAGCTTCCCGCCGAACACCGGCAAACGTACTACCAGGAACTCCCTTCCTACGACCCCCTAACCTCCCATGCCGACTGGCGCGGGATGAGCATCCTTGCCGAGTATCTGCGGCTTTGGCCTGGGGCCTCGCGCAGTGGCCACCCGTTCTCCTACGTGGCGGTTGGGTCGCTTGCCCAAAAGATCACCGAGAAGCAACCCCTGAACTACCGCGACGGCGTTGGCTCCCCGCTGGCCAAGCTCTGCGGATTTGGCGGGCGGGTCCTGCAGCTTGGCTCTCCGTTGGGGGATATCACCCTGCTGCACCATGCCGAGACGATGGCGCGGGTTCCGAACAAGCGGGTGGTCCGCTACTCCATGCCGCTGCTGCAACGGGGGCGGCGTATCTGGGTGGAGATTGAGGAGTTCGACACCTCGCGCGGGATTGTTGACTGGCCCGAAAATTACTTCGAGGCGATTGCCCGCGAATATCTTACCTCCGGCCGGGGGACAACCGGGAAAGTTGGCTCGGCAGCGGCGCGTCTGTACAACGCGGCGGACCTTGCCGCCTTTGGGATTGACTGGATGGAACGGCACTTCGGGAAGGTGGAGTAA
- a CDS encoding DUF3037 domain-containing protein has translation MNTDMQPAKGYYSIVQYVPDVERTEGANIGIVLFCPDKHFLQAKLSPNNNRVNRFFGSKPDSNLDGTRIKTLKMAFQERMVFEKERIKTQEDFRLFGASRGNHLLLTEPRPIKVLNPEEELNQLFNRLVGSNSHRKQNDDTKHLIKEIDKQFESEISKQGIAQLIKKNVLLELPLLKRAEVFPFSFQNGQQNVIKTFAIRSNDQKNTNQACVVAMEGKALADINVKLNVLAKYDAVEDDHVPNIFASMDIPVHTVDRIEEFVLEIKKFAH, from the coding sequence ATGAACACAGATATGCAACCGGCAAAAGGTTATTACTCCATCGTTCAGTACGTGCCTGACGTTGAGCGTACTGAGGGGGCCAACATCGGTATCGTACTCTTTTGTCCTGATAAACATTTTCTGCAAGCAAAGCTATCACCTAATAACAATCGCGTCAATCGGTTCTTTGGCTCTAAGCCAGATAGCAATCTTGATGGAACAAGAATCAAGACGCTGAAAATGGCGTTTCAAGAGCGTATGGTCTTCGAGAAAGAGCGCATTAAAACCCAAGAAGATTTCCGATTATTTGGTGCTTCACGTGGCAATCATTTGCTTCTGACAGAACCACGGCCAATTAAAGTCCTTAATCCCGAAGAAGAATTGAATCAGCTATTCAATCGTCTTGTTGGCAGTAATTCTCATAGAAAACAGAATGATGACACGAAGCATCTAATAAAAGAGATTGATAAGCAATTCGAATCGGAAATAAGCAAGCAAGGGATCGCGCAGTTAATTAAAAAGAATGTTCTTCTGGAACTTCCACTTCTTAAACGAGCTGAGGTGTTCCCCTTCAGCTTTCAAAATGGACAGCAAAATGTGATTAAAACTTTTGCCATCCGAAGCAATGACCAGAAAAATACCAATCAGGCTTGCGTAGTTGCTATGGAGGGGAAGGCTCTTGCTGATATTAATGTGAAATTGAACGTGCTGGCAAAATATGATGCTGTTGAAGATGATCACGTCCCAAATATCTTTGCGTCAATGGATATCCCAGTCCATACAGTGGACCGCATTGAGGAATTTGTACTAGAGATTAAAAAATTCGCTCATTGA
- a CDS encoding OmpA family protein: MLNRFSTQILVAHANPMRAIRFLFPPLLFLCCWLLLPPHAAWAQEQSEQDSAERWLVPDFYVGAYGSLAGVTQSGLIQPDYFAASRRTAPTSSIFTEGYGIGGAIGLLFEVPLDRVFALGLRAGYESRGADLVKNYRNETEVKGPTGATIPADVEGTVVNSYGVLNATPYLYFGPVGFPLYFEVGPTILLPLNGSYNYTEKITDPANAQFRLNSQTARTLDDGEITGQQSVFGVTVATGINIPLSEQFKFFLEVQYSPVFDNITNNLRSGEEWKATNFSGTIGFRYAIGGDWYQVIPPSPPIARKPDTSKKGGTDPAAIPDTLFEAGAVTPEGLKDTVILSKRKIQSTEFHALLPYVFFERDSAVIPARYKQLDKKSVKNFEIERLPRGNTIGVYHQLLNIIGQRLRRNSRATITVTGCLSQFETDTTLARRRAEAVRDYIINTWRIRANRVELAVRGLPANPSLSEVDTAEGARENQRVEIYAKDLSLLAPVRLPDTATLGTAGLIRFLPTTGGEPDSTKELNAWSLDVTVGDSVITDAKSGYGTPPKQIDFEVERRPGLNLTDTVKISSKLTIRDSMDNVMEREQSKRVVIVQEEEYEEEREVIDGKYVDTYTLLLFGFDQQDIQDFSRQATAIMQDRITPQSVVRVIGHTDRIGLPPYNKALSQRRADAAAEALGIPVKETIGRGEKDLLYDNELPEGRYYCRTVTVIVETPVNPTASTTAKDRGIGVN, encoded by the coding sequence ATGCTGAATCGCTTTTCAACTCAAATCCTTGTTGCCCACGCCAATCCGATGCGCGCCATCCGATTCCTGTTTCCTCCATTGCTTTTCCTTTGCTGCTGGCTGCTGCTGCCGCCGCACGCGGCATGGGCGCAAGAGCAATCGGAGCAGGACAGCGCGGAACGTTGGCTTGTCCCCGATTTTTACGTTGGCGCGTACGGCAGCCTTGCCGGGGTGACGCAAAGCGGGCTGATCCAACCCGACTATTTCGCCGCCAGCCGGCGCACCGCCCCAACCTCCAGCATCTTCACCGAAGGCTACGGGATTGGGGGGGCAATCGGGCTGTTGTTCGAGGTTCCCCTGGATCGCGTTTTCGCGCTTGGACTTCGCGCCGGATACGAGTCGCGCGGGGCGGATTTGGTGAAAAACTACCGCAACGAAACGGAGGTGAAAGGACCAACCGGCGCAACCATCCCTGCCGACGTTGAAGGAACCGTGGTGAACTCCTACGGGGTGCTGAACGCCACCCCGTATCTCTATTTTGGCCCGGTTGGATTCCCCTTGTATTTCGAGGTTGGCCCAACGATTCTTCTTCCGCTGAATGGGTCCTACAACTACACCGAAAAAATCACTGACCCCGCCAACGCCCAGTTCCGCCTGAACAGCCAAACGGCCCGCACGCTGGATGATGGCGAAATCACCGGGCAGCAATCGGTGTTTGGGGTGACGGTGGCGACGGGGATCAACATCCCGTTATCGGAGCAATTCAAATTCTTCCTTGAGGTCCAATACTCCCCGGTGTTCGATAACATCACGAACAACCTCCGTTCGGGGGAGGAGTGGAAGGCGACGAACTTCAGCGGGACGATTGGTTTCCGCTACGCGATCGGGGGGGATTGGTACCAGGTGATCCCTCCTTCCCCGCCAATCGCACGGAAGCCAGACACCAGCAAGAAAGGAGGAACCGACCCCGCTGCCATTCCCGACACGTTGTTCGAGGCCGGAGCCGTCACGCCGGAGGGGTTGAAGGATACCGTCATCCTCAGCAAACGGAAAATTCAATCAACCGAATTCCACGCGCTGCTCCCCTACGTTTTCTTCGAACGCGACAGCGCGGTGATACCGGCACGCTACAAGCAACTGGATAAAAAGTCGGTGAAAAATTTTGAGATTGAGCGGCTGCCACGTGGCAACACCATCGGGGTCTATCATCAACTGCTCAACATTATTGGCCAGCGGTTGCGCCGCAACAGCAGGGCGACCATCACCGTGACGGGATGCCTAAGCCAATTCGAGACCGACACCACGCTTGCCCGCCGCCGTGCCGAAGCGGTGCGCGATTACATCATCAACACGTGGCGCATCCGCGCAAACCGGGTGGAGCTTGCGGTGCGGGGGCTTCCGGCCAACCCGTCGCTCAGCGAAGTTGACACCGCCGAGGGCGCGCGCGAAAACCAACGGGTGGAGATTTACGCAAAGGACCTTTCGCTCCTTGCCCCGGTTCGCTTGCCCGACACCGCAACGCTGGGAACCGCCGGGCTGATCCGGTTCCTTCCAACCACCGGCGGCGAGCCAGACTCGACCAAGGAATTGAACGCTTGGTCCTTGGATGTCACCGTTGGGGATTCGGTGATTACCGATGCTAAGTCCGGCTACGGAACGCCCCCGAAGCAGATTGACTTCGAGGTTGAACGCCGCCCGGGGCTGAACCTTACCGACACGGTGAAAATCTCCAGCAAGCTCACCATCCGCGACTCGATGGACAACGTGATGGAGCGCGAGCAGAGCAAGCGGGTGGTGATTGTTCAGGAGGAGGAATACGAGGAGGAGCGGGAGGTGATTGATGGGAAGTATGTTGACACCTACACCCTGCTGTTGTTCGGGTTCGACCAGCAGGACATCCAAGATTTCAGCCGCCAAGCAACGGCGATCATGCAGGATCGGATAACGCCGCAATCGGTGGTGCGGGTGATTGGCCACACGGACCGGATTGGGCTTCCGCCGTACAACAAAGCCCTTTCGCAACGCCGCGCCGACGCTGCCGCGGAGGCGTTGGGGATTCCGGTGAAGGAAACGATTGGGCGGGGGGAAAAGGACCTTCTGTACGACAACGAGTTGCCCGAAGGCCGCTACTACTGCCGGACCGTCACGGTAATCGTGGAAACGCCAGTGAACCCCACCGCCAGCACAACCGCGAAGGACCGGGGGATTGGGGTGAATTAA
- a CDS encoding amidohydrolase family protein: MISRCLLCLVLIAVVCGGAAAQSQKGTFALTNARIQTVTNGVVERGVLVIRDGTIAALGPDVPVPADATVIDCSGLTLYPGMIDGGTQLGLVEVGSLPETRDNRELGQIAPQMRALTAVNPNSVSIPVTRVSGVTTVLTVPNGGLFPGTAALINLNGYTPEQMSVAGWQAVAMNFPSTGRRGWWDDRPEEEVEKEATKARERLDDVWRKARLYAAIDSARRANPDPKRLPEYLPEMDALLPAVTGRAPLLIEVNVARDIDSAIVWAKQNNVRAIFTGVEEGWRVADKLAAAKIPCIVGPVLSIPNRPSDRYDRAYGNAGLLHAAGVKVALRTNEEANVRNLPFQAGYAAAYGMGREEALRAVTITAAEIFGVSNQLGSLEVGKQATLFAADGDPFEPATNIRHLFIDGYRIPMTSRHTDLHQEFLHRQPGLKE; encoded by the coding sequence ATGATCTCACGATGTCTGCTTTGCCTTGTTCTGATTGCTGTTGTGTGTGGCGGTGCGGCGGCGCAATCGCAAAAAGGGACCTTTGCCCTTACCAATGCCCGTATCCAAACCGTGACGAATGGAGTGGTGGAGCGGGGCGTGCTGGTGATCCGCGATGGAACAATCGCCGCGCTTGGCCCCGACGTTCCGGTCCCAGCAGATGCCACCGTTATTGACTGCAGCGGCCTGACGCTGTACCCAGGAATGATTGATGGCGGAACCCAGCTTGGCCTTGTTGAAGTTGGCTCGCTTCCGGAAACCCGCGACAACAGGGAGCTTGGGCAGATTGCCCCGCAGATGCGTGCGCTTACCGCCGTCAATCCGAACTCCGTCAGCATTCCCGTCACCCGCGTCAGTGGCGTGACAACGGTGCTGACGGTGCCGAACGGAGGCTTGTTCCCGGGAACCGCCGCGCTGATTAACCTGAACGGATACACGCCGGAGCAGATGAGCGTTGCCGGCTGGCAGGCGGTGGCGATGAACTTCCCTTCAACCGGGCGGCGCGGCTGGTGGGATGACCGCCCCGAAGAGGAGGTGGAGAAAGAAGCCACCAAGGCCCGCGAACGATTGGACGACGTGTGGCGGAAGGCACGGCTGTACGCCGCAATTGATTCGGCACGCCGCGCCAACCCTGACCCAAAACGGTTGCCGGAATATCTTCCAGAAATGGACGCGCTCCTCCCCGCCGTCACCGGGCGCGCACCGTTGTTGATTGAGGTGAACGTGGCGCGGGACATTGATTCGGCGATTGTGTGGGCAAAGCAAAACAACGTGCGGGCAATTTTTACCGGCGTTGAGGAAGGGTGGCGCGTGGCCGATAAGCTTGCGGCGGCAAAGATTCCCTGCATTGTTGGTCCGGTGCTAAGCATCCCCAACCGCCCCAGCGACCGTTACGACCGTGCGTACGGGAACGCCGGATTGCTTCATGCTGCGGGGGTGAAAGTTGCCTTGCGAACCAACGAGGAAGCCAACGTCCGTAACCTGCCGTTCCAAGCCGGATATGCCGCTGCTTACGGAATGGGGCGCGAAGAAGCCTTGCGAGCGGTGACGATTACCGCAGCGGAAATTTTTGGCGTGAGCAACCAGCTTGGCTCGCTCGAGGTTGGCAAGCAAGCCACGCTGTTTGCCGCCGACGGGGACCCGTTTGAACCCGCCACCAACATCCGCCACCTGTTCATTGATGGCTACCGGATACCGATGACCAGCAGGCACACCGATCTTCATCAAGAATTTCTGCATCGCCAGCCCGGGCTGAAGGAGTAG
- the gcvP gene encoding aminomethyl-transferring glycine dehydrogenase — translation MSTTVNDLDLRYTDDFIPRHIGPNDDETALMLAALGHSTLDELIEATIPADIRLRQPLPIQDGKSEYEMLAELRAISKKNQVYRSYLGMGYYDTITPGVIQRNILENPGWYTQYTPYQAEIAQGRLEALLNFQTMVIDLTGLPIANASLLDEATAAAEAMHLSYAAHKNPEANAFFVSEECFPQTIEVIRTRALMQGIDVVVGDHRTFDFSTPVFGVLVQYPAADGAVHDYRDFIARAHQHGATVAMAADLLSLALLTPPGELGADIAIGTTQRFGVPLGFGGPHAAFFATRDEFKRIIPGRIIGVSVDAQGKPALRMALQTREQHIRREKATSNICTAQVLLAVIAGMYAVYHGPHGIRRIAHRVHKLAAVLAAGLGRLGFSIQHNIYFDTIRVNVPEGKANQILLLARERKINLRKLDACSIGIALDETVQIKDLLDLLAVFNNGLPVTFGMDDLAGEASVGYGAEFARTSPYLTHPVFNKHHSEHEMLRYMRMLESRDLSLTHSMIPLGSCTMKLNATSEMFPVTWAEFGKIHPFAPSEQTEGYHTLFSTLEEALENITGFAKVSLQPNAGSQGEYAGLLVIMAYHRARGESHRNVCIIPQSAHGTNPASAVMAGMKVVVVATAPNGNIDIADLKKKAEEHKDNLAALMVTYPSTHGVFEEGIREICETIHTHGGQVYMDGANMNAQVGLTSPATIGADVCHLNLHKTFCIPHGGGGPGMGPIGVAAHLAPFLPGHPVVKIGGDQAIGPVSAAPWGSASILPISWMYIFMMGGAGLTHATKIAILNANYVAKRLEEHYPVLYKGTNGTVAHECILDLRHLKASSGVEVEDVAKRLMDYGFHAPTVSFPVAGTLMVEPTESETLDELDRFCEAMIAIRQEIREIEEGAADKADNLLKNAPHTAEVVMADDWNRPYTRQRAAYPAQWVRHSKFWPSVGRVNNAAGDRTLICACPPIEEYMEA, via the coding sequence ATGTCAACGACCGTCAACGACCTTGATCTTCGCTACACCGACGACTTCATCCCCCGCCATATCGGCCCAAACGACGACGAAACCGCGCTGATGCTTGCCGCATTAGGCCACTCAACGCTTGATGAACTGATTGAAGCCACCATCCCTGCCGACATCCGGTTGCGCCAGCCGCTTCCGATCCAAGATGGAAAAAGTGAGTACGAGATGCTGGCCGAGCTTCGCGCTATCTCCAAAAAAAACCAGGTCTATCGCTCCTACCTCGGCATGGGGTACTACGACACCATCACCCCGGGGGTGATCCAGCGGAACATCCTGGAAAACCCAGGGTGGTACACCCAGTACACCCCCTACCAAGCGGAGATTGCGCAGGGCCGTTTGGAGGCGTTGCTCAATTTCCAAACAATGGTGATTGACCTTACCGGACTGCCGATTGCCAACGCTTCGCTGCTGGACGAAGCCACCGCCGCTGCCGAGGCAATGCACCTTAGCTACGCAGCCCATAAAAATCCCGAAGCCAACGCCTTTTTTGTCAGCGAAGAATGCTTCCCGCAGACGATTGAGGTAATCCGCACCCGCGCGCTGATGCAGGGGATTGACGTGGTTGTTGGGGACCACCGCACCTTCGACTTCAGCACCCCGGTGTTTGGCGTGCTGGTCCAATATCCCGCTGCCGATGGGGCCGTGCATGATTATCGCGACTTCATCGCCCGCGCCCACCAGCATGGCGCAACCGTGGCAATGGCTGCCGACCTTCTTTCCCTTGCACTGCTGACACCCCCGGGTGAGCTGGGGGCCGACATCGCAATCGGGACCACGCAGCGGTTTGGTGTGCCGCTTGGATTTGGCGGACCGCACGCCGCGTTTTTTGCCACCCGCGATGAGTTCAAACGGATTATCCCGGGCCGCATCATCGGCGTTTCGGTGGATGCCCAGGGGAAACCCGCGTTGCGGATGGCGTTGCAAACCCGCGAGCAGCATATCCGCCGCGAGAAAGCAACCAGCAACATCTGCACGGCCCAAGTGCTGCTGGCGGTGATTGCCGGGATGTACGCCGTCTATCACGGCCCCCATGGAATCCGCCGCATTGCCCACCGGGTCCACAAGTTGGCGGCGGTGCTGGCCGCGGGCCTAGGGCGGTTAGGGTTCAGCATCCAACACAACATCTACTTCGACACGATCAGGGTGAACGTCCCGGAGGGGAAGGCAAACCAAATTCTGCTGCTTGCACGCGAGCGGAAGATCAACCTGCGGAAACTGGATGCCTGCTCAATCGGCATTGCCCTTGATGAGACCGTCCAGATCAAGGACCTGCTGGACCTGTTGGCGGTGTTCAACAACGGCCTTCCGGTAACGTTCGGAATGGATGACCTTGCCGGCGAGGCATCAGTTGGCTACGGGGCGGAGTTCGCACGCACCAGCCCGTACCTTACTCACCCGGTCTTCAACAAACATCACAGCGAGCATGAGATGCTCCGCTACATGCGGATGCTGGAGTCGCGGGACCTTTCGCTGACCCACTCCATGATCCCCCTTGGCTCCTGCACGATGAAGCTGAACGCCACCAGCGAGATGTTCCCGGTGACGTGGGCGGAGTTCGGGAAGATCCACCCGTTTGCCCCAAGCGAGCAGACGGAGGGATACCACACCCTGTTCAGCACGCTGGAGGAAGCGTTGGAGAATATCACCGGATTCGCGAAAGTCTCCTTGCAGCCGAACGCAGGCTCGCAGGGTGAGTACGCCGGGTTGCTGGTGATTATGGCGTATCATCGCGCCCGTGGCGAATCGCACCGGAACGTCTGCATCATCCCGCAGTCGGCACACGGGACCAACCCCGCCAGCGCGGTGATGGCCGGCATGAAAGTGGTGGTGGTTGCCACCGCCCCCAACGGCAACATTGACATTGCCGACCTGAAGAAAAAAGCCGAGGAGCACAAGGATAACCTTGCTGCGTTGATGGTGACCTACCCCAGCACACACGGGGTGTTCGAGGAAGGGATTCGGGAGATTTGCGAAACCATCCACACCCACGGCGGCCAGGTGTACATGGACGGCGCGAACATGAACGCACAAGTTGGGCTAACCAGCCCGGCGACAATCGGCGCGGACGTGTGCCACCTGAACCTCCATAAAACATTCTGCATTCCGCACGGTGGCGGCGGGCCGGGGATGGGGCCGATTGGCGTTGCGGCGCACCTTGCTCCGTTTTTGCCCGGGCATCCGGTGGTGAAGATTGGGGGGGACCAAGCAATCGGTCCGGTGTCGGCTGCGCCGTGGGGAAGTGCCAGCATCCTTCCAATCAGCTGGATGTACATTTTTATGATGGGGGGTGCGGGGCTTACCCACGCCACCAAAATCGCAATCCTGAACGCCAACTACGTGGCCAAGCGGCTGGAAGAACACTACCCCGTTCTCTACAAAGGAACCAACGGCACGGTTGCCCACGAGTGCATTCTGGACCTGCGCCACTTGAAGGCTTCCAGCGGTGTGGAAGTTGAGGATGTGGCGAAGCGATTGATGGATTACGGGTTCCACGCCCCAACCGTCAGCTTCCCCGTTGCCGGAACGCTGATGGTGGAGCCAACCGAAAGCGAGACGTTGGACGAGTTGGACCGGTTCTGCGAGGCGATGATCGCCATTCGCCAGGAGATTCGTGAGATTGAGGAGGGAGCCGCCGACAAAGCCGACAACCTGCTGAAGAACGCGCCCCACACCGCCGAAGTGGTAATGGCCGACGACTGGAACCGCCCGTACACCCGCCAGCGTGCGGCGTATCCGGCGCAGTGGGTGCGCCACAGCAAGTTCTGGCCCTCGGTCGGTCGCGTCAACAACGCCGCCGGGGACCGCACGCTTATCTGTGCCTGCCCGCCGATTGAGGAGTATATGGAGGCGTGA
- a CDS encoding GNAT family N-acetyltransferase: MNEEEIIIRPYHPDDSIGQITTLLHEAYGQLARMGLRYLATHQDQATTLDRIASGVRTFVAEQGGAIVGTLTLYGPYPESSTPWYRQPTVFHFGQFAVQPRLQRNGIGLRMIELAEAEARALGATELALDTAQPAEHLCQWYQRLGFRFIEYAQWDVTNYRSVILSKRLVGEMDQASQD, translated from the coding sequence ATGAACGAAGAAGAAATCATCATCCGCCCATATCACCCCGATGACTCCATCGGCCAGATCACCACGTTGCTTCACGAGGCCTACGGCCAGCTTGCGCGGATGGGGTTGCGCTACTTGGCAACCCACCAGGACCAGGCCACCACGCTGGACCGTATCGCCAGCGGGGTTCGCACGTTTGTGGCCGAGCAGGGGGGCGCGATTGTTGGAACGCTGACGCTGTATGGACCCTACCCCGAATCCTCCACCCCCTGGTATCGCCAGCCGACGGTCTTCCACTTTGGGCAATTTGCCGTGCAGCCCCGGCTTCAGCGCAACGGCATCGGGTTGCGGATGATTGAGCTGGCCGAAGCAGAGGCGCGGGCACTTGGCGCAACCGAGCTTGCGCTGGACACCGCCCAGCCGGCCGAGCATCTTTGCCAGTGGTATCAGCGGCTTGGCTTCCGGTTTATCGAGTATGCCCAGTGGGACGTTACCAACTACCGCAGCGTTATCCTTTCCAAACGGCTTGTTGGGGAAATGGATCAAGCAAGTCAAGATTGA
- a CDS encoding O-methyltransferase → MKGTPLTDQIVDYMIQLFPAEDTILGELRAAAIQAGIPAIQISPEQAAFMQVFLRAIGAKRVLEVGTLAGYSAITMARALPEDGTVTTIERDPFHAEFAQSWAERAGLGSKIEVRVGAGVDVLERDLAGSGPYDFAFIDADKPNYVRYLELILPMMRRGGVIAGDNALAWGQIADPDAQDPSVQGMQAFNRAMAARPELQSSLVPIGDGMCIGVVL, encoded by the coding sequence ATGAAAGGAACACCATTAACTGACCAGATTGTTGACTACATGATCCAGCTGTTTCCGGCGGAGGACACCATTTTGGGTGAGCTTCGGGCGGCAGCAATCCAGGCGGGGATACCGGCGATTCAGATCAGCCCGGAACAAGCGGCATTCATGCAGGTTTTTCTGCGGGCGATTGGGGCAAAGCGGGTGCTGGAAGTTGGGACGCTTGCCGGATACAGTGCCATCACCATGGCACGCGCGCTGCCGGAGGATGGAACCGTCACCACCATTGAGCGGGACCCGTTCCATGCCGAGTTTGCGCAAAGCTGGGCCGAGCGCGCCGGACTGGGATCCAAGATCGAGGTTCGTGTTGGCGCGGGGGTTGATGTTTTGGAGCGCGACCTTGCCGGAAGCGGCCCTTATGACTTCGCGTTTATTGATGCCGACAAACCGAACTACGTCCGCTACCTTGAACTGATCCTGCCGATGATGCGGCGCGGCGGGGTGATTGCCGGGGACAACGCGTTGGCCTGGGGCCAAATCGCCGACCCCGATGCCCAGGACCCAAGCGTGCAAGGGATGCAAGCCTTCAACCGCGCAATGGCCGCCCGCCCGGAACTGCAAAGCTCGCTGGTACCGATTGGGGATGGGATGTGCATTGGGGTGGTGTTGTAA